From a region of the Lactuca sativa cultivar Salinas chromosome 4, Lsat_Salinas_v11, whole genome shotgun sequence genome:
- the LOC111917741 gene encoding lignin-forming anionic peroxidase, with protein MGSRHTSIAIFFLLFLTVTNNTPCNAQLSSTFYDTTCPTALRTIRTTIRTAISRERRMAASLLRLHFHDCFVQGCDASILLEDGPSIVGERNALPNKGSVRGYEVIDAAKSEVEKLCPGVVSCADILTVAARDASEMVGGPSWSVKLGRRDSTTASLVLAETSLPSFKAPLDSLISTFKDNGLSARDMVALSGAHTIGQAQCFLFRDRIYSNGSDIDAGFASTRRRGCPVNDGNGNLAPLDLVTPNSFDYNYFKNLIQKKGLLESDQVLYSGGSTDSIVSEYSNNPSKFKSEFAEAMVKMSEIRPLTGQEGVIRRICGALP; from the coding sequence ATGGGTTCTAGACATACTTCTATAGCCATTTTCTTCTTGCTTTTTCTCACTGTTACTAATAACACACCCTGCAACGCACAGTTATCTTCTACCTTCTACGACACTACATGTCCCACTGCACTCCGTACAATCAGAACCACCATCAGAACAGCCATATCTCGTGAACGTCGCATGGCGGCTTCCCTCCTGCGTCTCCATTTCCACGACTGCTTCGTTCAAGGTTGTGACGCATCGATCTTGTTGGAGGATGGGCCTTCGATAGTAGGAGAAAGGAATGCGTTGCCTAATAAGGGTTCTGTAAGAGGCTACGAAGTGATAGACGCTGCAAAATCTGAGGTGGAGAAACTTTGTCCCGGAGTTGTATCTTGTGCAGACATACTCACGGTGGCCGCTCGTGATGCATCAGAAATGGTTGGTGGTCCGTCATGGTCGGTGAAGCTCGGAAGAAGAGATTCCACCACCGCTAGCCTTGTTCTAGCGGAGACCAGTCTTCCTAGCTTTAAAGCTCCTCTTGATTCACTTATCTCCACCTTCAAAGATAACGGACTTAGCGCCAGGGACATGGTTGCTTTATCAGGAGCTCATACAATCGGACAAGCTCAATGCTTCTTGTTTCGTGACAGAATATACAGCAATGGATCAGATATTGATGCCGGATTTGCTAGCACACGTAGACGTGGTTGCCCTGTAAATGATGGAAATGGAAATCTTGCACCACTAGATTTGGTGACACCGAATTCGTTTGATTACAACTACTTCAAGAATCTGATACAAAAGAAGGGTCTTCTTGAATCAGATCAGGTGCTTTACAGTGGTGGGTCAACAGACAGCATAGTTTCGGAATATAGCAACAATCCTTCCAAGTTCAAGTCGGAGTTTGCAGAAGCGATGGTGAAGATGAGTGAGATCAGGCCGTTAACGGGTCAAGAAGGAGTGATAAGGAGGATATGTGGTGCTCTTCCCTAA